The Acidobacteriota bacterium genome has a segment encoding these proteins:
- the dnaJ gene encoding molecular chaperone DnaJ produces MPRDYYETLGISRSASLQDIRRAYKKLARKFHPDLNPGDKAAEARFKEISEAYAVLGDSKKRREYDRFGRVAQGQAGPDVHFEGFDFDPFGGFGRGGGLGDLFGDMFGRMGGPRPRREAGPRDGEDLTATVRLSFEEAVRGAEREVRVDSLASCGRCGGHGRVGRSRESTCPSCGGSGRAVVSHGHLSFSQTCVDCSGTGRVAGEACGECGAVGRVPRTETLRVKIPAGVGTGARVRVAGKGNGGLRGGRAGDLYVVVSVEEHPFFKRVGHHLECEVPLTVTEAALGAKIEVPTPHGVTRMKVPPGTQSGQVFRLREKGLPALGGSRRGDLLVKASIVVPRLRDERSKEILKELEELNPEDPREGLKKYF; encoded by the coding sequence ATGCCACGTGACTACTACGAAACCCTAGGCATCTCCCGGAGCGCGTCGCTGCAGGACATCCGGCGCGCCTACAAGAAGCTCGCGCGCAAGTTTCATCCCGACCTCAACCCCGGCGACAAGGCCGCCGAGGCGCGCTTCAAGGAAATTTCCGAGGCCTACGCCGTGCTCGGCGATTCGAAGAAGCGCCGCGAGTACGACCGCTTCGGCCGCGTCGCACAGGGCCAGGCCGGCCCTGACGTGCACTTCGAGGGGTTCGACTTCGACCCGTTCGGCGGGTTCGGGCGCGGCGGCGGTCTGGGCGACCTCTTCGGCGACATGTTCGGGCGCATGGGAGGCCCACGCCCTCGCCGCGAGGCTGGCCCGCGGGACGGGGAGGACCTGACGGCGACCGTGCGGCTCAGCTTCGAGGAGGCGGTCCGCGGCGCGGAGCGCGAGGTGCGCGTCGATAGCCTGGCGTCGTGCGGGCGGTGCGGCGGCCACGGGCGCGTGGGCCGCTCGCGCGAGTCCACCTGCCCATCGTGCGGCGGCTCGGGGCGCGCGGTCGTAAGCCACGGCCACCTGAGCTTCTCGCAAACGTGCGTCGACTGCAGCGGCACGGGGCGCGTCGCGGGCGAGGCGTGCGGCGAGTGCGGCGCCGTGGGGCGCGTGCCCCGCACTGAGACGCTGCGCGTCAAGATTCCCGCGGGCGTGGGCACGGGCGCGCGCGTTCGCGTGGCCGGCAAGGGAAACGGCGGCCTGCGCGGCGGGCGCGCGGGCGACCTCTACGTCGTCGTCTCCGTCGAGGAGCATCCTTTCTTTAAACGCGTCGGCCATCACCTCGAGTGCGAGGTTCCCCTCACCGTGACGGAGGCGGCGCTCGGGGCGAAGATCGAGGTGCCCACCCCCCACGGCGTTACGCGAATGAAAGTGCCTCCCGGCACGCAGAGCGGCCAGGTGTTCCGCCTGCGCGAGAAGGGCCTTCCCGCGCTCGGCGGCTCCCGGCGCGGCGACCTCCTGGTAAAGGCCAGCATTGTGGTGCCGCGCCTCCGCGACGAGCGCTCGAAAGAGATTCTCAAGGAGCTGGAAGAGCTCAACCCCGAGGACCCGAGGGAGGGGCTGAAGAAGTATTTCTAG
- a CDS encoding SelB C-terminal domain-containing protein, producing MQAGNRKTGLSRKHAIPLLEHLDRSSITERRGDSRRLAERKKG from the coding sequence ATTCAAGCTGGCAACCGGAAGACCGGCCTGAGCCGCAAGCATGCCATCCCCCTTCTGGAGCACCTCGACCGCTCGAGCATCACCGAGCGCCGCGGCGACTCGCGCCGCCTGGCGGAGAGGAAAAAAGGGTAG
- the katG gene encoding catalase/peroxidase HPI — protein sequence MNDNSKKGPRNNPIAGGGTSNRDWWPNRLNLNILHQHSSKSNPMGEDFNYAEEFKKLDLAAVKKDLYALMTDSQDWWPADYGHYGGLFIRMAWHSAGTYRMGDGRGGAGSGNQRLAPLNSWPDNVNLDKARRLLWPIKRKYGNKISWADLMILAGNCALESMGFKTFGFGGGREDIYEPEEDIYWGTETEWLGDNRYSGDRDLENPLAAVQMGLIYVNPEGPNGNPDPVASGRDVRETFARMAMNDEETVALVAGGHTFGKAHGSGPASHVGPEPEGAPIEEQGFGWKSNFKSGKGGDTISSGIEGAWKPNPTEWDMGYLKVLFKYEWELTKSPAGAHQWLAKDVEEEDMVVDAHDPSKKHRPMMTTADLSLRFDPIYEPIAKRYLNNPEEFADAFARAWFKLTHRDMGPRSRYLGPEVPEEELIWQDPVSAVDHELIDEKDIVDLKGKILASGLSVSELVSTAWASASTFRGSDKRGGANGSRIRLAPQKDWEVNQPEQLAKVLGVLEGIKKEFNEAQSGDKKVSLADLIVLGGSAGVEQAAKNAGHDVTVPFTPGRTDASQEQTHVDSFQVLEPYADGFRNYQKKKYAVSAEEMLVDRAQLLALTAPEMTVLIGGMRVLNANFGQSKHGVFTTRPEMLTNDFFVNLLDMSTEWKATSESEDLFEGRDRSTGEVKWTGTRVDLIFGSNSQLRALAEVYGCEDSEEKFLHDFIAAWNKVMNLDRFDLG from the coding sequence ATGAATGACAACAGCAAAAAGGGCCCGAGGAACAATCCCATTGCCGGCGGCGGCACGTCTAACCGGGACTGGTGGCCGAATCGGTTGAATCTTAACATTCTGCACCAGCACTCTTCCAAATCCAACCCGATGGGCGAAGATTTCAACTACGCTGAAGAGTTCAAAAAACTCGATCTGGCGGCCGTGAAAAAGGATCTCTATGCGCTGATGACCGACTCGCAAGACTGGTGGCCGGCCGACTACGGTCACTATGGTGGGCTCTTCATTCGTATGGCCTGGCACAGCGCGGGCACTTACCGCATGGGCGACGGCCGTGGCGGAGCCGGGTCTGGCAATCAGCGCTTGGCGCCCTTGAACAGCTGGCCGGACAACGTGAACCTCGACAAGGCGCGTAGGCTTCTCTGGCCAATCAAGCGGAAATACGGCAATAAGATCTCCTGGGCCGACCTCATGATCCTTGCCGGTAATTGCGCGCTTGAGTCGATGGGATTTAAGACCTTCGGCTTCGGCGGTGGCCGGGAGGACATCTACGAGCCAGAAGAGGACATCTACTGGGGCACCGAGACAGAGTGGCTTGGCGACAACCGCTACTCCGGCGACCGGGACCTCGAAAATCCCCTCGCAGCCGTGCAGATGGGCCTGATCTACGTGAACCCGGAAGGGCCGAACGGCAACCCGGATCCGGTCGCTTCGGGTCGCGATGTGCGCGAAACCTTCGCGCGCATGGCCATGAACGACGAAGAGACCGTCGCGCTCGTGGCGGGCGGTCACACTTTCGGCAAGGCTCACGGCTCCGGCCCGGCGTCGCATGTGGGTCCAGAACCTGAAGGTGCACCCATAGAAGAGCAGGGTTTCGGCTGGAAGAGCAATTTCAAGAGCGGCAAAGGCGGTGATACGATCAGCAGCGGCATCGAGGGCGCCTGGAAGCCGAACCCTACTGAATGGGACATGGGCTATTTGAAGGTGCTGTTCAAATACGAGTGGGAACTCACCAAGAGCCCGGCTGGCGCGCATCAGTGGCTGGCCAAGGACGTGGAAGAAGAGGACATGGTGGTTGATGCGCACGACCCGTCAAAGAAACACAGGCCGATGATGACCACGGCGGATCTTTCCCTCCGCTTCGACCCGATCTACGAACCGATCGCGAAGCGCTACCTGAATAACCCCGAAGAATTCGCGGACGCCTTTGCCAGGGCGTGGTTCAAGCTGACCCATCGCGACATGGGACCCCGCTCGCGCTATCTCGGTCCGGAAGTGCCGGAAGAAGAACTCATTTGGCAGGATCCGGTGTCCGCGGTAGATCACGAGCTGATCGACGAGAAGGATATTGTGGACCTCAAAGGCAAGATCCTTGCCTCGGGACTGTCCGTCTCGGAACTTGTATCGACCGCCTGGGCGTCGGCATCCACCTTCCGCGGCTCTGACAAGCGCGGCGGCGCCAACGGGTCTCGCATTCGTCTCGCTCCGCAGAAAGACTGGGAGGTTAACCAGCCCGAACAACTCGCGAAAGTGCTGGGTGTCCTCGAAGGCATCAAGAAGGAGTTCAACGAAGCTCAGTCAGGCGACAAGAAGGTCTCACTCGCAGACCTGATCGTGCTGGGCGGAAGCGCAGGCGTTGAGCAAGCTGCCAAGAACGCGGGTCACGATGTGACCGTACCCTTCACGCCCGGGCGTACAGATGCGTCGCAGGAGCAAACCCACGTGGATTCATTCCAGGTACTCGAACCGTACGCGGACGGGTTCCGCAACTACCAGAAGAAGAAATACGCCGTCTCGGCAGAGGAGATGCTGGTTGACCGGGCGCAACTCTTGGCCCTGACTGCTCCCGAGATGACGGTCCTGATTGGCGGAATGCGCGTCTTGAATGCCAACTTCGGACAGTCAAAGCACGGCGTCTTCACCACACGGCCGGAGATGCTGACCAATGACTTCTTCGTGAATTTGCTCGACATGAGCACCGAGTGGAAAGCGACATCGGAAAGCGAAGACCTGTTCGAAGGCCGCGACCGCTCGACGGGCGAAGTAAAGTGGACCGGCACCCGTGTCGATCTCATCTTCGGCTCGAACTCCCAGCTCAGGGCATTGGCGGAAGTCTATGGATGTGAGGACTCAGAGGAGAAGTTCCTGCACGACTTTATAGCGGCCTGGAACAAGGTAATGAACCTTGACCGCTTCGACCTCGGCTGA
- the selB gene encoding selenocysteine-specific translation elongation factor, translated as MRYVLWATSGHIDHGKTALLKALTGIDADRLPEEKARGITIDLGFAHLEADETSLSFVDVPGHEDFIKNMLAGVGGVDAVLLVVAADESVKPQTREHFHIASLAGVRHGAVAITKAGLVDEDILALAREEVRDLVRGTFLEKSPVVPVDSLSGQGVENLRRALLDVSQKIPERAPEGFFRLPADRVFSIKGFGTVVTGTVMAGEVREGATLRVLPQGVETRVRSVEVHGRKVPCARAGQRAALNLHGVAADALARGDMLVEGAQAAPSRSLDARVVFLAGTEQKKIPRRGMTVRFHHASSETIGRLWSLTEEEPEEEVVSGRPFLARIRLERERVFFAGERFVLRRHSPMLTVGGGVILDNRPPARERRVETKNYLRALPEGKTESPSSGAAPAPPRESLASLFVRRAKARGLALGELASRLGLKEEEVQGLLRRATRSETALVGRRAFAAEVLEELRGAAEKILRSFHEGNPLRGGMPREALRRRVARAVSQEAFEALLGQWEKEGLLALSPEGVRLSSFSAGFSKEQQGTAAKLEAAFLKAGLAPPAPEALYEPYGKEGREIFHYLLRSGVLVRIQEGYAAHRDSLEDLSKKLRDLAGRKPLFSVADFKTLTGLSRKHAIPLLEHLDRSGVTERRGDSRRLAERKKG; from the coding sequence ATGCGCTACGTCCTCTGGGCCACGTCCGGCCACATCGACCATGGAAAGACGGCGCTCCTCAAGGCGCTCACGGGAATCGACGCCGACCGTCTGCCCGAGGAGAAAGCGCGCGGCATTACCATCGACCTGGGCTTCGCCCACCTCGAGGCGGACGAAACGTCGCTTTCCTTCGTGGACGTGCCGGGCCACGAGGATTTCATAAAAAACATGCTCGCCGGCGTGGGCGGCGTGGACGCGGTCCTTCTGGTCGTGGCCGCCGACGAGTCCGTCAAGCCGCAGACGCGCGAGCATTTCCACATCGCGTCGCTCGCGGGCGTTCGCCACGGCGCCGTCGCGATCACGAAGGCCGGCCTCGTCGACGAGGACATCCTGGCCCTCGCGCGGGAGGAAGTCCGGGACCTCGTGCGCGGAACGTTTCTGGAAAAATCGCCCGTCGTCCCGGTGGACTCGCTCTCCGGGCAGGGCGTGGAGAACTTGCGCCGCGCGCTCCTGGACGTGTCGCAAAAAATTCCCGAGCGCGCGCCGGAGGGATTCTTCCGCCTTCCCGCGGACCGTGTCTTCAGCATCAAGGGCTTCGGTACCGTGGTCACGGGCACGGTCATGGCCGGCGAGGTGCGCGAGGGCGCGACGCTCCGGGTCCTGCCGCAGGGTGTCGAGACGCGCGTGCGTAGCGTCGAGGTGCACGGCCGAAAAGTCCCGTGCGCCCGGGCCGGCCAGCGCGCGGCCCTAAACCTTCACGGCGTCGCCGCGGACGCTCTCGCCCGCGGCGATATGCTCGTGGAAGGGGCGCAGGCCGCGCCCTCGCGCAGCCTGGACGCGCGCGTGGTCTTTCTCGCCGGGACGGAACAGAAAAAAATTCCCCGCCGGGGAATGACCGTTCGCTTCCATCACGCGTCGAGCGAGACGATAGGGCGCCTCTGGTCTTTGACGGAGGAAGAGCCGGAGGAGGAAGTCGTTTCGGGGCGCCCTTTCCTCGCCCGCATCCGCCTCGAGCGCGAGCGGGTTTTTTTCGCGGGCGAGCGCTTCGTCCTTCGCCGCCATTCGCCCATGCTCACCGTGGGGGGCGGCGTGATCCTGGACAACCGCCCCCCCGCGCGCGAGCGCCGCGTGGAGACGAAAAATTATTTACGCGCGCTCCCGGAGGGAAAAACGGAATCACCCTCCTCTGGAGCGGCGCCCGCTCCGCCGCGCGAGTCGCTCGCCTCGTTGTTCGTCCGCCGGGCGAAGGCGCGCGGCCTCGCGCTCGGGGAGCTTGCCTCCCGCCTGGGGCTGAAAGAGGAGGAAGTGCAGGGCTTGCTCCGACGCGCGACGCGCTCGGAGACGGCGCTCGTCGGAAGGCGCGCGTTCGCCGCGGAAGTCTTGGAAGAACTCCGCGGGGCCGCCGAGAAAATTCTTCGCTCGTTCCACGAGGGTAACCCCCTGCGGGGCGGGATGCCGCGGGAGGCGCTCCGCCGCCGGGTCGCCCGCGCCGTGTCTCAGGAAGCCTTCGAGGCGCTTTTGGGGCAATGGGAAAAGGAAGGCCTGCTCGCCCTTTCCCCCGAGGGGGTGCGGCTTTCGTCGTTCTCCGCGGGTTTCTCGAAGGAGCAGCAGGGCACGGCCGCCAAGCTCGAAGCGGCTTTCCTGAAAGCCGGCCTCGCCCCGCCCGCTCCCGAGGCGCTCTACGAGCCTTACGGCAAGGAGGGCAGGGAAATTTTTCATTACCTTCTGCGGAGCGGCGTGCTCGTGCGCATCCAGGAAGGCTACGCCGCGCACCGCGACTCGCTCGAAGACCTAAGCAAGAAGCTGCGCGACCTCGCGGGGCGAAAGCCGCTCTTCAGCGTGGCGGACTTCAAGACGCTGACCGGCCTGAGCCGCAAGCATGCCATCCCCCTTCTGGAGCACCTCGACCGCTCGGGTGTCACCGAGCGCCGCGGCGACTCGCGCCGCCTGGCGGAGAGGAAAAAAGGGTAG
- a CDS encoding FHA domain-containing protein translates to MARKPSWRRFLLASLLGAACAALAQEHEEGAAAAPSLPGSWILYCALTLLVFAALFAGGYYATWRLTTRRCRSCHRRFRAWFAACPYCGFQSTEHIGRRSIQRALEASASPSDTTTPIRHAFLVLDQGGKSIHYPLKLLDNTNIGRSERNDIVIADAGISGTHCRVEHRQSGFRAFDLGSTNGTFINGTRIDKATMEHGDRIRLGHTTLVFMVEKSGTPFGRM, encoded by the coding sequence ATGGCTCGAAAACCATCTTGGCGGCGGTTTTTACTTGCTTCGCTCCTGGGGGCGGCGTGCGCGGCCCTCGCCCAGGAACACGAGGAAGGGGCAGCGGCTGCTCCGAGCTTGCCGGGTTCATGGATTCTCTACTGCGCGCTGACCCTCCTGGTCTTCGCCGCTCTCTTCGCCGGAGGGTACTACGCCACGTGGAGGTTGACGACGCGCCGATGCCGCAGCTGCCACCGGCGGTTCAGGGCGTGGTTTGCCGCCTGTCCCTACTGCGGATTCCAGTCCACGGAGCACATAGGCCGCCGCAGCATCCAACGGGCCCTCGAGGCAAGCGCCTCGCCGTCCGACACGACGACCCCGATCCGCCACGCCTTTCTCGTTCTCGACCAGGGCGGCAAAAGCATCCATTACCCCCTGAAGCTTCTGGACAACACCAACATCGGCCGCTCCGAGCGGAACGACATCGTCATCGCCGACGCCGGGATCTCGGGCACGCACTGCCGCGTGGAGCACCGCCAGAGCGGGTTCCGCGCCTTCGACCTCGGCAGCACGAACGGTACGTTCATTAATGGAACGCGCATCGACAAGGCTACCATGGAACACGGCGACCGCATCCGGTTGGGCCACACGACCTTAGTCTTTATGGTGGAGAAGTCCGGCACGCCGTTCGGAAGAATGTGA
- a CDS encoding HEAT repeat domain-containing protein: protein MASRKLFCLVCVAALLWPALSAFSQEDKPKSEPSSGETGSQVQRYLGMLKSEDAETRRKAARGLGQMREISAIPALSKLTEDKSRAVQGEVLQALENIAHPDCVPVFIEVLEDSKGRGKRLMAVRALGKMKASSAVPLLVEILRDEGERGDTRVMAARSLGEIGDSKAVVPLMEALDHEQPRLQLVAAGALGQLGEPVGLKLALESIKDEEDNVRRFAAEALGKIGDTSTVPSLIEALRDEREGVREKAAEALGRIGDASVVPSLAKALGDKKVIVRKSAVTALGEIGGDKAMDALWKALEEEENPRMYKFIERVVGSLKNKGRSGNS, encoded by the coding sequence ATGGCAAGCCGAAAGTTGTTTTGTCTTGTTTGTGTCGCAGCGCTGCTCTGGCCCGCGCTTTCCGCGTTTTCGCAGGAGGACAAGCCCAAGAGCGAGCCGAGCTCCGGCGAGACGGGTTCCCAGGTGCAAAGGTATCTTGGCATGCTCAAGAGTGAAGATGCGGAAACGCGCAGGAAGGCGGCACGCGGCCTCGGACAAATGAGGGAAATTTCGGCCATTCCCGCCCTGAGCAAACTCACCGAGGATAAGTCACGCGCTGTGCAAGGAGAGGTGCTTCAGGCGTTGGAAAATATAGCCCACCCTGACTGTGTGCCGGTGTTCATCGAGGTTCTTGAGGACAGCAAAGGGAGAGGCAAGCGCTTGATGGCGGTGAGGGCCTTGGGGAAAATGAAAGCTTCCTCGGCTGTGCCCCTTCTGGTTGAAATCCTGAGGGATGAGGGTGAGCGCGGAGACACGCGCGTAATGGCGGCGAGGTCGCTCGGAGAAATTGGAGATTCCAAAGCGGTGGTTCCTCTCATGGAGGCCCTTGATCATGAGCAGCCGAGGCTGCAGCTTGTGGCGGCCGGGGCGCTTGGGCAGCTTGGGGAGCCGGTGGGACTTAAGCTTGCGCTCGAGAGCATTAAGGATGAGGAGGATAACGTTCGCCGGTTCGCCGCGGAAGCCCTGGGGAAAATTGGAGACACCTCGACTGTTCCATCCTTGATAGAAGCCCTTCGGGACGAGAGAGAGGGTGTTCGAGAAAAAGCCGCGGAGGCCCTGGGAAGAATTGGAGACGCTTCTGTCGTTCCATCCTTAGCGAAGGCCCTCGGTGACAAGAAAGTGATTGTTCGAAAAAGTGCGGTGACGGCCCTGGGAGAAATCGGGGGAGACAAGGCGATGGATGCGCTGTGGAAGGCCCTTGAGGAAGAGGAAAATCCCAGGATGTACAAGTTCATCGAAAGGGTGGTCGGCAGCCTGAAGAACAAGGGCCGCAGCGGAAATTCCTGA
- a CDS encoding NUDIX hydrolase, translating into MRDRRAKSRPRRRVGRLRSGACTGAGRVSDVEILRRRALSGTRFLSLERITARNRYREGFSSKPYTVEVVHRPGTDSVACVLYFRKPELPARAGAKSIFVGVRRAFRASLVSRRFRPLAAAERPRAGVYEAVAGSVEPGDRGWQGLRRRMSREIREETGLTVSPSALKRLGAGFFPSHGQSTEKIHLFCAEIPPQPRIVRAPAAERGEEGASLHFFELDRAIALCARGTFEDPKLEIGFRRLKERLLRSSSK; encoded by the coding sequence ATGAGGGATAGGCGGGCGAAATCCCGACCCCGCCGCAGAGTCGGGCGCCTTCGTTCCGGCGCATGCACCGGGGCGGGGCGCGTTTCGGACGTTGAAATTCTCCGGCGCCGCGCTCTTTCGGGCACGCGCTTCCTGAGCCTTGAGCGAATCACGGCGCGCAACCGCTACCGCGAGGGTTTTTCCTCGAAGCCCTACACCGTCGAGGTCGTGCACCGCCCGGGCACCGACAGCGTGGCCTGCGTTCTTTACTTCCGCAAGCCCGAGTTGCCCGCACGAGCGGGGGCGAAGAGCATCTTCGTCGGGGTGCGCCGGGCGTTTCGCGCAAGCCTCGTTTCGAGGCGCTTTCGCCCGCTTGCCGCAGCCGAGCGGCCGCGCGCCGGGGTGTATGAAGCCGTGGCCGGGAGCGTCGAGCCGGGCGACCGCGGCTGGCAGGGCCTCAGGCGGCGGATGAGCCGGGAAATTCGAGAAGAAACCGGGCTCACGGTTTCTCCCTCCGCCCTCAAGCGTCTGGGCGCCGGGTTCTTTCCCTCCCACGGCCAGAGCACGGAAAAAATTCACCTCTTCTGTGCGGAAATTCCGCCGCAGCCGCGCATCGTCCGGGCGCCGGCCGCCGAGCGGGGCGAGGAGGGGGCCTCGCTTCACTTCTTCGAGCTTGATCGGGCCATCGCCCTGTGCGCCCGCGGCACCTTCGAAGATCCAAAACTCGAAATAGGGTTTCGGCGGCTTAAGGAAAGACTGTTGCGCTCCAGTTCCAAGTAA
- a CDS encoding FxsA family protein: protein MLFRLFLLFTLVPLAELALLLEIGQRLGAWPTLGLVVLTGALGAYLARLTGLHTLQKLRDDLVRGVPPVARLFDAALIFAAGLLLITPGVLTDGAGLALLLPSVRDAIRKYLKRRFLSRMVVHPTAWTWEVDDEG from the coding sequence ATGCTGTTCCGCCTCTTTCTGCTCTTTACGCTCGTTCCCTTGGCCGAGCTTGCGCTTCTTCTGGAGATCGGCCAACGGCTGGGAGCCTGGCCGACGCTCGGTCTTGTGGTGCTTACGGGAGCCCTAGGGGCTTATCTGGCGCGGCTCACTGGACTGCATACGCTCCAAAAGCTCCGCGACGATTTGGTGCGCGGCGTTCCGCCCGTCGCCCGTCTGTTCGACGCGGCGCTCATCTTCGCCGCAGGACTTCTCCTCATCACGCCGGGCGTCCTGACCGACGGCGCGGGCTTGGCGCTTCTTCTTCCGTCCGTGCGCGACGCGATTCGAAAATACCTCAAGCGCCGCTTTCTGTCCCGCATGGTCGTTCATCCGACCGCCTGGACATGGGAGGTGGACGATGAGGGATAG
- a CDS encoding FHA domain-containing protein — MTMLAKCPQCDASWRVRGIDDGKRIACPFCTFSFSFHPLPGSTVSIPREDLPQGESTLAGEDTVPAETGEENLLGVLELPAHLRITLHVLNGTRQGETLEVTKSRITLGRGAGDIDLRDLQISRKHAVLEVYGDRYLLLRDLASTNGTFVNDMLVSQAKVEHGDTLRLGYTAIRLDIERRGS, encoded by the coding sequence GTGACTATGCTCGCCAAGTGTCCCCAGTGCGACGCGTCCTGGCGCGTGCGCGGCATCGACGACGGCAAGCGGATCGCGTGCCCGTTCTGCACGTTCTCGTTCTCGTTCCACCCGCTGCCGGGCTCCACCGTAAGCATTCCCCGCGAGGATCTTCCCCAGGGCGAAAGCACCCTGGCGGGGGAGGACACGGTCCCCGCCGAAACGGGAGAGGAAAACCTCCTGGGCGTTCTCGAGCTCCCCGCCCATCTGCGAATCACGCTTCATGTGCTGAACGGCACCCGGCAGGGCGAGACGCTGGAAGTTACGAAGAGCCGCATCACGCTCGGCCGCGGGGCGGGGGACATCGATCTTCGGGACCTCCAGATTTCGCGCAAGCACGCCGTGCTCGAAGTCTACGGCGACCGCTACCTCCTTCTGCGGGACCTGGCTTCCACGAACGGCACCTTTGTGAACGACATGCTTGTCTCCCAGGCCAAGGTCGAGCATGGAGACACGCTTCGACTCGGCTACACGGCGATACGCCTCGACATCGAGCGGCGCGGGTCGTAA